The following coding sequences are from one Holophagales bacterium window:
- a CDS encoding fasciclin domain-containing protein codes for MKKTLTATVAALALAVSVAAPARAAEPKAKDIVDTAVAAGSFNTLATALKAAGLVDTLKGKGPFTVFAPTDDAFKKLPAGTLEKLLADKAQLTKVLTYHVVAGKVMAADVVKLKEAKTVEGSMVKITVAGGGVKVNDANVVKTDVGASNGVIHVIDSVILPPAK; via the coding sequence ATGAAAAAGACCCTCACCGCCACCGTCGCTGCCCTCGCGCTCGCCGTGTCCGTCGCCGCCCCCGCGCGGGCCGCCGAGCCGAAGGCGAAGGACATCGTCGACACCGCCGTCGCCGCCGGGAGCTTCAACACGCTCGCCACGGCGCTGAAGGCCGCGGGCCTCGTCGACACGCTCAAGGGCAAGGGCCCCTTCACCGTCTTCGCCCCGACCGACGACGCCTTCAAGAAGCTCCCCGCCGGCACTCTCGAGAAGCTCCTCGCCGACAAGGCGCAGCTGACGAAGGTCCTCACCTACCACGTCGTCGCCGGCAAGGTCATGGCCGCCGACGTCGTCAAGCTCAAGGAAGCCAAGACCGTCGAGGGCTCCATGGTGAAGATCACCGTCGCCGGCGGCGGGGTCAAGGTCAACGACGCGAACGTCGTGAAGACCGACGTCGGCGCCTCCAACGGCGTCATCCACGTCATCGACTCGGTCATCCTCCCGCCCGCGAAGTAA